The DNA sequence CCCGGATCCAGTGGCGGAAGAACGGCTCGCCGATGTTCCCCGCCGAGAGCGCGGTGCGATCCATTCCGGAGGAGAAGGCCCGCCCCTCGCCGGAGACCACCAGGACCGAGGCGTCGGGGTCGCGCTCGGCCAGCTCCACGGCGGCCGCCAGCTCCTCGGCCAGGGGCGTGTCGAGCGCGTTCAGCACGCGCGGGCGCGTCAGGGTGACCCAGCCGACGCCGCTCTCCGTGCGGTAGCGCACACGAGCGCCCTCGAGCTGCACGGCCCCAGCATACCACCGTGATGCCGGGGGCTCGGCGGGCGGCGAGAGCGGCGCCGCGGTCCCGATCGGGCGGCGAGTTGACGGCGACGGCCGAGCCGGCGAGACTTGAAGGAGCGGCGAGGAACGTGCAGTCCAGAAGCCAGTCCGCAGGTCCGTCCGGTGCCGAGATCGAGGCGGTCGTCCGGGGCGAGCACGACGACCCCTTCGGCCTCCTGGGGCCCCACCTCGTCCAGACCGAGGCGGGGCCGGCGGTGGCCGTGCGGGCCTTCCTGCCGGCCGCCCGCGCGGTGAAGGTCCTCCCCCGCGACGGTGCCGTCGCCCCCCAGCCGATGGAGCGACTCCATCCCGACGGGTTCTTCGAAACCCTCTTTCCCGGGGTGGGCACGCTCTTCGCGTACCGGCTCGAGGTCGCCGATCACCAGGGAGGCGTGGCGGCGGTCGAGGACCCGTATCGGTTCTTGCCCGTCCTCTCCGACTTCGACCTCTATTTGCTCGGCGAAGGGACGCACTACAAGGCGTACGAGAAGCTGGGAGCGCACCCCCGCGTCGTCGACGGCGTCCGGGGCGTCGCCTTCGCCGTCTGGGCCCCCAACGCGCGGCGGGTCAGCGTGGTCGGCGACTTCAACCAGTGGGACGGCCGCCGCCACCCCATGCGGCTCCACCCGGGCAACGGCATCTGGGAGATCTTCGTCCCCGGCCTCGGTGAAGGAGAGCGCTACAAGTTCGAGATCCTCGCCCGCGGAGGCGGCCTCCTCGCCCTGAAGTCCGACCCGTACGCCTTCACGTTCGAGGCGGAGACCCCCCGCACCGCCTCCGTCGTCGCCTCGCTGGAGGGCTATCGCTGGGGCGACGGCGCCTGGATGGCCGAGCGCGAGCGGCGGAACGCGCTGGACAGCCCCATGGCGACCTACGAGGTGCACCTGGGCTCCTGGATGCGCGTCCCCGAGGAGGGGAACCGGTTTCTCACCTATCGCGAGCTGGCCCAGAAGCTGGGGGCCTACGTCCGGGAGCTGGGCTTCACCCACGTGGAGCTCCTGCCGGTCATGGAACATCCGTTCTACGGCTCCTGGGGCTATCAGGTCCTGGGATACTTCGCGCCGACCCGTCGCTACGGCAGTCCCCACGACTTCATGGCCTTCGTCGATCAGCTCCACCAGCAGGGCATCGGCGTCATCCTCGACTGGGTCCCGGCCCACTTCCCCCGGGATCCCCACGGCCCCGTCTACTTCGACGGCACCCACCTCTACGAGCACGCCGACCCGCGGCTGGGCGAGCACCCGGACTGGGGGACCCTCGTCTTCAACTACGGGCGGAACGAGGTCGCCAACTTTCTCCTCGGGAACGCACTGTTCTGGCTCGACCGCTACCACATCGATGGGCTCCGGGTCGACGCGGTCGCCTCGATGCTCTACCTCGACTACTCGCGAAAGCCCGGTGAGTGGATCCCGAACCGCTTCGGCGGGAACGAGAACCTCGAGGCAATCGCCTTCCTCAAGCGCTTCAACGAGGTCGTCTATCAGGGCCCCGGCCGGATCACCGTGGCCGAAGAGTCGACCTCCTGGCCCATGGTCTCCCGCCCCACCTACGTGGGCGGCCTGGGCTTCGGCTTCAAGTGGAACATGGGATGGATGCACGATCTCCTGGACTACATGAGCCGGGACCCCGTCCACCGCAAGTACCACCACAACCAGTTGACCTTCGGGCTGCTCTACGCCTGGCACGAGAACTTCATCCTGCCCCTCTCGCACGACGAGGTGGTCCACGGCAAGGGATCGCTCTATCAGAAGATGCCGGGCGACGACTGGCAGAAGTTCGCCAACCTGCGGGCCTTCTACGCCTTCATGTACGGATACCCCGGCAAGAAGCTCCTCTTCATGGGGTGCGAGTTCGGCCAGACGCGCGAGTGGAACCACGATGCGAGCCTCGACTGGCACCTGCTGGGGATGGGTCCCTATCATCGCGGGCTGAAGACGTTCATCGGGGACCTGAACCGGCTGTACGCGGCCGAACCGGCTCTCCACCAGGTCGACTTCCATCCCTCCGGCTTCCAGTGGGTCGACTGCAGCGACTGGGAGCAGGGGGTCGTGTCCTTCGTCCGCCGGGCCAAGGATCCCGCCGACTTCGTCCTCGTGGTGTCGAACTTCACGCCGGTTCCCCGCCATGCCTATCGCGTGGGCGCGCCGGTCCCGGGATATTACCGGGAGCTGCTCAACACCGACGCCGCGGCCTACGGAGGCGGCAACCTGGGGAACGCCGGCGGGGTGTGGGCCGAGCCGACCCCCTGGCAAGGGCAGCCCTGGTCGCTGACCCTCACCCTGCCGCCCCTCGCCACCCTCGTCCTGCAGCCCGCCCGCGGCTAACCGGGCGCGCCCGGCGGTGAATCCGGTCCGACCGGCCCGGCTCGTCCTAGGGGGGGCTGTCAGGGTAACAGGCGCCACGCGTATACCAGCCGCTCACGATTGGTGGCCCGCTCTGAGCGCGGGCTTCGCCCGCGGGCCCACCCACCCATCCCGAGAGGTGGGGGGAGGTCTCGGAGGGGGCCGCCGAGGCCCCCTCTGAAGAAACTAGCGCGGTCCAGCCACCAAAGCGCGTTGACACGCGTGATCCGGCTGGCATAGAGTCGGCCCTGACCAGGACATCTCGTCGGGCTGGTCGGCTGGAGAGGCTGCGATGCGCCTGGCTCGGTTCCTCGAACGAGACCGTGCGGGTGGCGAGCGCCGGTGCTCACGGGCGGGAGCCCTGGTCGCCACCGGCCTCGTGCTGGCCGCCGCCCTCGCCGTGGCGGGGCCCGAGAAGGTCAGCTTTCCCTCCGGGTACAGTTCGCACCGGCCCTATTTGACGGTGGATCGCCCGTTCAACGACACGGTCCGCGCGATGTACGCCTCCCCGGAGGCGGCCGAGTCGGCGCGCGTGCGCCGGCCGCTGCCGAGCGGCACCGTCCTCACCATGGAGGTCTACAAGGCGAAGCGCGATGACCAGGGCAAGCCGCTCAAGGATGCCAGCGGCCGCTTCGTCCGGGGCGACCTGGTCACCATCATGGTCATGGAGAAGCGCGCCGGCTGGGGAGCCGAGTATCCGGCAGAGATCCGGAACGGCGAATGGGAGTATGCGCAGTTCGCGCCGGACGGCACCCGCCACCAGCCGGCCGACTCGAAGCCGTGTCTCTCGTGCCACCTGCGGATGAGCCGGCAGGACTTCGTCTTCTCGCTGCCGCAGCTCGCGGCGGCGCCGAAATGACAAGCCCCGGAGGATCGACCATGCGAAGCCTCGTCATCAGCGGCCTCGTTCTCGCGATAGGTGTCTTCGACCCCGCCGCCGCGCTCGCCCAGAAGGGTTCGCCGCCGCGAGGGGAGCTGCGGGTGGTGGACAAGAGCCCGTTCAACTGGGTCTGGATCACGCTGAACGTCTTCGAGCACCTGATGGAGCTCGACAAGGATGGGAAGCTGGTGCCCCGGCTGGCCACCGGCTGGCGGTGGATCGACGACCGTACGCTGGAGGTCAAGCTGCGGCAAGGGGTGAAGTTCCACAACGGCGAAGCCTTCAGTGCGGACATCGTCAAGCTCAACTGGGACCAGAACTTCCGCCTCCGGCAGCCCCACATTCTGGGCCAGTACATGAACTTCAAGCCGGGCTCCCGCCTGGAGAGCGTCGATCCCTACACGGTCCGCTTCGTCTTCCCGGAGCCGGACGGGGGGGCGCTGGCCAAGCTCAGCCTCATGCACATGGGCAACCGCCAGTTCTACCGGGAGCTCGGCTGGGGCGAGCAACACTGGTGAATCATCGACGGCGCCGGCCCGTGGGGCACGGGCCCGTATCGGCTGGTGGAAGGGTTCTCGCTGCCCGAGAAGCGCTCGGACCGCCTCATTCTGGAAGCCAATCCGGGCTACTGGGACAAGAGCCGGCTCCCGAGGGTGAAGCGGATCGTCTTCGACAACACGCTGAGCCAGAAGGACGCGGTGGATCTCGTCAAGACCGGCGAAGGCCGGGTGGACCTCGTCACGGGGCTGAGCCCGCTGGAGACGCTGCGGGTCGCCCAGAGCTCGTCCGCCACCGTGGTGAAGAACCGCGGGAGCCTGGAGTCCGTGTTCGGCCGCTTCAACATGCGGAAGACCGGGAGCCCGTGGACGGACGTCCGGCTGCGACGGGCGGCCAACCTGGCCATCAACCGCGCCGACGTCATCCGCTACGCCGCCAACGGGAACGGGATGGTGATTCCGGCCCTGGTGCCGGTCCAGGGCTTCGGGCACGATCCGAGCATCGCTCCCTATCCCTTCGATCCCGGCAAGGCCCGGGAGCTGCTCCGCGAGGCCGCCAATCCCGACGGGCTGGCGATCAGCCTGATCGCCCCCGAGTACCTGGACACTCTGGCCACCGTGGTGAGCAAGATGCTCGAACAGGTCGGCTTCAAGGTGGAGCGTCAGGTGCTCGACACGATCGCCTATAACCGGAAGACCTTCCTGGGCGGGCTCGACCAGCCCGCCGAGCAGCAGCGCTGGGACATCGCGCTCACGGACTGGGTTGACGTGGCGAACTTCTCCCTCTTCGAGCTGTACCACACCATCATGCTCGACGGCGCCCAGGACTGGACCACCGAGCAGCCCGAGCTCCGGTCGCTCTACGAGCGCGCCTTGCGCACGGTCGAGTTGGATCGGCAGCAGGCCCTGGTCCGGCAGATGGAGCAGCACACGGCCGAGCAGGCCTATCTCCTGTTCCTCTACAACCCCATCCAGCTCTACGCGGTCAACAAGGCCGTGCGGTTCGTGCCGCATGTGACCGGGTTCCTCAGCTTCGTCGACACCTCGGTAACCGACCAGCACTGGTCGATGCGGAAGACGGCCGCCAATCGGTGAGCCCGCAGACACCCGGGGGTCGCGCGTGACCGAGCCGCGGCGGCGGTTCTGGCGCGATTTCAGCGTCCAGGCCAAGATGCTGATCATCATCCTGCCGCTGGTCGGCCTCCCGGTGCTGATCCTGGCGGCGGTGGGGTTCGTCGCCTCCAGCGGCGAGGCGGCCAAGGCCAGCACCCGCTACCTCACCCAGCGCGAGGCCGACCTCCGGACCCTGGCCGAGAACCCCGCCATCCCCAACTACGCCAACAACCGCGCCTACGGCCTGGCCGAAGAGGCCGAAGTCGCCCGGCGCGAGCTGGAAGCCTCCCTGAAGCGCTTCGCCGACCGCAGCAACAGCGTCGAGCTGGTCTATCCCGAGGTGCGCTACGTCGACCAGAACGGCGAAGAGATCGCCAAGGTGCTGGAGGGACAGATCCGGAGCGACCGCGGCCAGGTCGCCGACGCGCCCTTCTTCGCCGCGGCCAAGCGTCTGGGCCCCGGTCAAGCCTATCTCTCGCCGGTCGGTCCCCGCATGACGTACGCCATGCCGGTCTACCAGGTGAGCGAGGGGCGTCCCCCCACTTTCCTGGGAGCGGTGGTCCTGGACTTCGTCTACCCGATTCAGGACTTCCAGCGTACCACCGCGGTCATCGGCCGGACCTTCCTGATCATCACCGCCCTCAGCCTGGGCATCGCGCTGTTCCTCACGATCAACCGCGTGCGCCGGCTGACCGACCCCATCCGTCGGCTGGCCGAGGCGGCCAACCTGATCGCCGCCGGTCGGCGCTCCGTCGCCGTCCCGATCGACTCCCGGGACGAGATCGGACGCCTGGCATCCTCCTTCAACGAGATGGCCGCCAGCCTGGAACAGAACGAGACAGCCCTCAAACGGAAGGCCGAGGAGACCCGGACCCTCTACGAGATCGGCCAGGAGATCAGCGCCCAGGTGGCGCTCGAGCCCACTCTCCGGCTGATCGTCGAGCGCGCCCGTGGGCTCTTGCAGGCGGAAGGTTGCACGCTGGCCCTTCGCCGGGAGGGGAGCGACACCTTCGCCATCGAGGCGTTCAGCGGCACCATCACCGAGGGACTGGTCGAGGTGCCGTTCAAGGCGGGGGAGGGCGTGCGAGGGCGCGCGGTGATGACCGCCAGGCCCATCCTGGTCAAAGACTACGTCCGAGAGCACCTCGACAGCCCGTTCCTCGAGCCCGTCCGAGAGGCTGGAACGCGGTCCATGATCGCGGTGCCGCTGAGGGCGCGGGGCGTGGTGATCGGGGTGCTGAACGTCAGCAGCCGGGCTCCCGATCAGTTCCGGGAGGACGACCAGCAGCTCCTGAGCGCGCTGGCCGACCAGGCCGCCATCGCCATCGAGAACGCCCGGCTCTACGAGCAGGTGCGGCGGCACGCCGAGGAGCTCGAGGCCAAGGTCGAAGCGCGGACCCGCGAGCTCCAGGAGGTGAACCGCCGCCTGGAGGCCGCGTCTCAGCACAAGTCGGAGTTCCTGGCCAACATGTCCCACGAGCTCCGCACGCCGCTCAACGCCATCATCGGGTTCACTCGCCTGGTGATGCGGCGCTCCCGGGACGTGCTGCCGGTCAAGCAGTCGGAGAACCTCGAGAAGATCCTCATCAGCGCCGAGCACCTCCTGGGGCTCATCAACGACATCCTCGACCTGTCCAAGATCGAGGCCGGACGGATGGAGGTGCGGCCCACCAGCTTCGAGCTGGGGGCGCTCGTCGACGAGTGTCTCCGCACCGTCGAGCCGATGGTCAGGGGCGAGCGGCTCCAGCTCGCCAAGGCCTTCGACGCCGATCTGCCCCCGCTCTTCACCGACGCCGACAAGCTGAAACAGATCCTCATCAACCTGCTCAGCAACGCGATCAAGTTCACCGAAGCGGGGACGGTCACCGTCAGCGCCCACCGGCGGGACGGCACCCTCATGCTGGCCGTCGCCGACACCGGCATCGGGATCCCGGCCGATGCCCTGGAGCTGATCTTCGAGGAGTTCCGGCAGGTCGACAGCAGCACGACCCGGAAATACGGAGGGACGGGCCTGGGGCTCTCGATCAGCCGCCACTTCGCCCGGCTGCTCGGCGGGGACATCACGGTCGAGAGCGCGGTGGGAACGGGCTCGTCCTTCACCGTCAGCATTCCCATCCGCTACGATGCGGCAGCGTCCAGCCAGATCGGGGAGCCGGCGCCGTCCCCGGCGACGCGGCCCGGCGAGCGCGAGACCGGCAAGGTCGTCCTGGCCATCGACGACGACCCGGACGTCATCTACCTCCTGCGGGAGAACCTCACCGACGCGGGATACCGTGTGGTGGGGGCGTCGAGCGGCGACGAAGGCCTCCGGAAAGCCCGCGAGCTCCGGCCGTTCGCCATCACGCTCGACATCATGATGCCTCACCGGGACGGGTGGGAGGTGCTGCACGAGCTCAAGGCGGACCCGGTGACGAAGGAGATCCCCATCATCGTGATCTCCATCGTGGACAACAAGGACCTGGGCTATCGGCTCGGGGCCTTCGACTATCTCCTCAAGCCGTTCGACCGGGAGGCGGTGGTGGCCGCCCTGACCCGGCTCTCGCCGCCCCAGGGTCGCGTCCTCGTCGTGGACGACGATCCGCAGGTGGTGGATCTGGTGCGCCAGCTCCTGGAAGACGAGCCCTACGAGGTCACGGCCGCCGCCGACGGCGAAGAAGCCCTGGAGGCGGTGGCCCGCCAGCGGCCCGACGTGATCCTGCTGGATCTCCTCATGCCCCGCCTCGACGGCTTCGCCGTCATCGAGCACCTCCAGCAGGATCCGGAGACGCGGCTGATTCCGGTGATCGTCCTCACCGCCAAGACGCTCAGCGCCGCCGAGCGCGCCCTGCTGGACCAGAGCGTCCCCAAGGTGATCC is a window from the Candidatus Methylomirabilota bacterium genome containing:
- a CDS encoding cytochrome P460 family protein, with the translated sequence MRLARFLERDRAGGERRCSRAGALVATGLVLAAALAVAGPEKVSFPSGYSSHRPYLTVDRPFNDTVRAMYASPEAAESARVRRPLPSGTVLTMEVYKAKRDDQGKPLKDASGRFVRGDLVTIMVMEKRAGWGAEYPAEIRNGEWEYAQFAPDGTRHQPADSKPCLSCHLRMSRQDFVFSLPQLAAAPK
- the glgB gene encoding 1,4-alpha-glucan branching protein GlgB — its product is MQSRSQSAGPSGAEIEAVVRGEHDDPFGLLGPHLVQTEAGPAVAVRAFLPAARAVKVLPRDGAVAPQPMERLHPDGFFETLFPGVGTLFAYRLEVADHQGGVAAVEDPYRFLPVLSDFDLYLLGEGTHYKAYEKLGAHPRVVDGVRGVAFAVWAPNARRVSVVGDFNQWDGRRHPMRLHPGNGIWEIFVPGLGEGERYKFEILARGGGLLALKSDPYAFTFEAETPRTASVVASLEGYRWGDGAWMAERERRNALDSPMATYEVHLGSWMRVPEEGNRFLTYRELAQKLGAYVRELGFTHVELLPVMEHPFYGSWGYQVLGYFAPTRRYGSPHDFMAFVDQLHQQGIGVILDWVPAHFPRDPHGPVYFDGTHLYEHADPRLGEHPDWGTLVFNYGRNEVANFLLGNALFWLDRYHIDGLRVDAVASMLYLDYSRKPGEWIPNRFGGNENLEAIAFLKRFNEVVYQGPGRITVAEESTSWPMVSRPTYVGGLGFGFKWNMGWMHDLLDYMSRDPVHRKYHHNQLTFGLLYAWHENFILPLSHDEVVHGKGSLYQKMPGDDWQKFANLRAFYAFMYGYPGKKLLFMGCEFGQTREWNHDASLDWHLLGMGPYHRGLKTFIGDLNRLYAAEPALHQVDFHPSGFQWVDCSDWEQGVVSFVRRAKDPADFVLVVSNFTPVPRHAYRVGAPVPGYYRELLNTDAAAYGGGNLGNAGGVWAEPTPWQGQPWSLTLTLPPLATLVLQPARG
- a CDS encoding response regulator; this translates as MTEPRRRFWRDFSVQAKMLIIILPLVGLPVLILAAVGFVASSGEAAKASTRYLTQREADLRTLAENPAIPNYANNRAYGLAEEAEVARRELEASLKRFADRSNSVELVYPEVRYVDQNGEEIAKVLEGQIRSDRGQVADAPFFAAAKRLGPGQAYLSPVGPRMTYAMPVYQVSEGRPPTFLGAVVLDFVYPIQDFQRTTAVIGRTFLIITALSLGIALFLTINRVRRLTDPIRRLAEAANLIAAGRRSVAVPIDSRDEIGRLASSFNEMAASLEQNETALKRKAEETRTLYEIGQEISAQVALEPTLRLIVERARGLLQAEGCTLALRREGSDTFAIEAFSGTITEGLVEVPFKAGEGVRGRAVMTARPILVKDYVREHLDSPFLEPVREAGTRSMIAVPLRARGVVIGVLNVSSRAPDQFREDDQQLLSALADQAAIAIENARLYEQVRRHAEELEAKVEARTRELQEVNRRLEAASQHKSEFLANMSHELRTPLNAIIGFTRLVMRRSRDVLPVKQSENLEKILISAEHLLGLINDILDLSKIEAGRMEVRPTSFELGALVDECLRTVEPMVRGERLQLAKAFDADLPPLFTDADKLKQILINLLSNAIKFTEAGTVTVSAHRRDGTLMLAVADTGIGIPADALELIFEEFRQVDSSTTRKYGGTGLGLSISRHFARLLGGDITVESAVGTGSSFTVSIPIRYDAAASSQIGEPAPSPATRPGERETGKVVLAIDDDPDVIYLLRENLTDAGYRVVGASSGDEGLRKARELRPFAITLDIMMPHRDGWEVLHELKADPVTKEIPIIVISIVDNKDLGYRLGAFDYLLKPFDREAVVAALTRLSPPQGRVLVVDDDPQVVDLVRQLLEDEPYEVTAAADGEEALEAVARQRPDVILLDLLMPRLDGFAVIEHLQQDPETRLIPVIVLTAKTLSAAERALLDQSVPKVIHKMGLRRDTFIQDLRDALHAYRDGAPGA